Proteins found in one Planococcus citri chromosome 2, ihPlaCitr1.1, whole genome shotgun sequence genomic segment:
- the LOC135836980 gene encoding beta-galactosidase-like isoform X2, with product MGFVSFTVSVFLVLLQVQIIIASSSSFHSNPNRTFQIDYDKDVFLKDGKPFQYVSGSLHYFRVPNVYWQDRLRKYRAAGLNAVATYVEWSSHEPSPGKYQFDGDNDLEHFLDLAVKEDLLVILRPGPYICAERDFGGLPPWLLHLYPSIELRTDDSDFKKEVKRWFDVLMTRMKKYLYGNGGPIIMVQVENEYGKHYACNTNYKIWLKELLSSYVNDNAILFTFDEASPYLKCGAIPDVYATVNFGTRGSAAWYFANMREFTPKGPLVNSEFYPGWLTHWEEPLQRVSTEAILRKMDDMLALRASFNFYMFFGGTNFGFMNGANIDEGRYDPQITSYDFDAPLNEAGDPTDKYFAIRQLLSKHFEIPKIAIPKPTPKGNYGAVTLRPVLSVFNSSHIPDKVLQKSDRPYTFERLQVYYGGSSLIQE from the exons ATGGGTTTTGTAAGTTTCACTGTGTCCGTTTTTCTAGTTCTTTTGCAAGTGCAA ATAATTATCGCATCAAGTTCTTCATTCCATTCCAATCCAAATCGtacttttcaaattgattacGACAAAGATGTATTCTTAAAAGATGGCAAACCTTTCCAATATGTTTCCGGGTCCTTACATTATTTTCGGGTACCAAATGTTTATTGGCAGGATAGACTGAGGAAGTACAGAGCCGCAGGATTAAATGCTGTTGCAAC ttatGTCGAATGGAGTTCTCACGAGCCTTCTCCGGGCAAATATCAATTCGATGGAGATAATGATTTGGAACATTTTCTGGATTTAGCTGTGAAAGAAGATTTACTCGTTATCTTACGTCCTGGTCCTTACATTTGCGCAGAAAGAGATTTT GGAGGACTTCCTCCATGGCTGTTGCATTTATATCCTTCAATCGAGCTTCGAACTGATGACAGTG ATTTCAAAAAGGAAGTCAAGAGATGGTTTGATGTATTAATgacgagaatgaaaaaatacttgtaCGGTAATGGAGGCCCTATAATCATGGTGCAG GTTGAAAATGAATACGGAAAACACTACGCTTGcaatacaaattacaaaatttggcTGAAAGAATTACTATCGTCATATGTCAACGACAATGCCATTCTGTTCACCTTTGATGAAGCTTCTCCTTATTTGAAATGTGGAGCTATTCCTGATGTGTATGCAACTGTGAATTTCGGCACAA GAGGAAGTGCAGCTTGgtattttgcaaatatgagaGAGTTTACACCTAAAGGACCTCTGGTCAATTCGGAATTTTACCCAGGTTGGCTCACTCATTGGGAAGAACCTTTACAAAGAGTATCTACAGAAGCGATACTGCGAAAAATGGATGATATGTTAGCTTTAAGAGCTTCTTTCAATTTCTATATGTTCTTCGGTGGTACGAATTTTGGATTCATGAATG GAGCAAATATTGACGAGGGTCGATACGATCCACAAATCACCTCTTACGACTTCGATGCTCCATTAAATGAAGCAGGTGACCCAACCGATAAATATTTCGCCATAAGACAGCTGCTTtcaaag cattttgaaatacctaaaaTTGCAATACCTAAACCCACTCCGAAAGGAAATTATGGAGCAGTTACCTTACGACCTGTATTGTCAGTCTTCAACAGCTCGCATATTCCAGATAAAGTGCTCCAGAAGTCTGACAGACCATACACTTTTGAGCGATTGCAAGTATATTACGG GGGATCATCTCTGATCCAAGAATAA